From Rutidosis leptorrhynchoides isolate AG116_Rl617_1_P2 chromosome 3, CSIRO_AGI_Rlap_v1, whole genome shotgun sequence, a single genomic window includes:
- the LOC139901223 gene encoding uncharacterized protein: MGSKRTMFDFFKPTNFQSQQQEENVIEDVANNSQPHVDNESIMEEPCKEKDYTSNLRELKLDSIVRDPGLRPSFMDYPVNQHNEIRRKYIKHGPYQLRKTLSTSASRVGKKVNCGEDCPFVKHEGKTPASAHNYSVGCYENLKTEVCHIEHVLEKQNTQEINDNRLRVRTSVEMIKWLTMQACALRGHDERPDSKNQGNFLELIKLVASYNKDVEKVVLENAPQNARYTSPDVQKEILNIFTRNVQQTIRNEIGNEKFCLIVDESRDESKKEQMAIVVRFVDRDGYVKERFLDLVHVKDTSALTLKKEILSCLSFHNLDVQDIRGQGYDGASNMRGEWNGLQAFILKECPYAYYIHCFAHQLQLALVAASKEVVEVHKFFKNLNFIINVMDSSAKRHDQLQDAQVSEIAHLVEVGDLESGRGANQIQSLQRPWDTRWSSHYRSIRSLLKLYGPSIVVLREIATNGSTTSQKGDASFALTQLLSFDFVIVMHLMKKIMKRTDKFCQAFQRKSQDIINALSLLSTTKIFIQNLRDQGWNHFWKRLLLFVQLMRFEFPK, from the exons ATGGGTTCGAAAAGAACAATGTTTGATTTTTTCAAGCCAACAAATTTCCAATCACAACAACAAGAAGAGAATGTAATTGAAGATGTGGCTAATAACTCACAACCACATGTTGATAATGAAAGTATTATGGAGGAGCCTTGTAAAGAAAAAGATTATACATCAAATTTAAGGGAGTTAAAATTAGATTCAATAGTTCGAGATCCTGGATTACGACCTTCTTTTATGGATTATCCAGTAAACCAACATAATGAGATAAGACGTAAATATATCAAACATGGCCCTTATCAACTTCGTAAGACCTTATCAACTTC GGCTTCAAGAGTTGGAAAAAAAGTAAATTGTGGTGAAGATTGTCCTTTTGTCAAACATGAAGGTAAAACTCCAGCTTCAGCTCATAACTATTCTGTGGGATGTTACGAAAATTTAAAAACTGAAGTATGTCATATAGAGCATGTGTTAGAGAAGCAAAATACTCAAGAGATCAACGATAACAGGCTTCGTGTTAGAACTTCCGTTGAGATGATTAAATGGCTCACAATGCAAGCTTGTGCACTTAGAGGCCATGATGAGCGTCCTGATTCAAAAAATCAAGGAAATTTTCTAGAATTGATAAAGTTAGTTGCTTCTTATAACAAAGATGTTGAGAAAGTTGTGTTGGAAAATGCTCCCCAAAATGCCAGGTACACTTCACCAGATGTGCAAAAAGAAATTTTGAATATTTTCACTAGAAATGTACAACAGACTATTCGCAATGAAATTGGGAATGAAAAATTTTGCTTGATAGTTGATGAGTCGCGAGATGAATCTAAAAAAGAACAAATGGCAATTGTTGTAAGATTTGTTGATCGAGATGGGTACGTAAAGGAGAGGTTTTTGGACTTGGTTCATGTGAAAGATACAAGTGCCTTAACTTTAAAAAAAGAAATCTTGTCTTGTTTATCTTTTCATAATCTTGATGTTCAAGATATTCGAGGTCAAGGATATGATGGAGCTAGTAATATGCGTGGAGAATGGAACGGGTTACAAGCTTTTATATTAAAGGAATGCCCTTATGCGTATTATATACATTGCTTTGCTCATCAGTTGCAACTTGCTTTAGTTGCGGCATCTAAAGAGGTAGTTGAAGTGCACAAATTTTTTAAGAACTTAAACTTCATTATTAATGTCATGGATTCTTCTGCCAAGCGTCATGATCAGTTGCAAGATGCTCAGGTTAGTGAAATTGCACATCTGGTCGAAGTTGGAGATCTTGAGAGTGGTAGAGGAGCAAACCAAATTCAAAGTTTGCAAAGACCCTGGGATACAAGATGGAGCTCACACTACCGATCAATACGTAGCTTGTTGAAATTGTATGGTCCATCCATTGTAGTGCTACGCGAAATTGCAACTAATGGGTCTACTACTTCTCAAAAGGGTGATGCTTCTTTTGCTCTTACACAATTATTGTCATTTGATTTTGTTATCGTTATGCATTTGATGAAGAAGATAATGAAAAGAACTGATAAATTTTGTCAAGCATTTCAACGTAAATCTCAAGATATAATTAACGCATTATCTTTGCTTTCCACGACAAAGATATTTATTCAAAATCTAAGAGATCAAGGATGGAATCACTTTTGGAAAAGGTTGTTGCTTTTTGTACAGCTTATGAGATTCGAGTTCCCAAAATGA